One Burkholderia vietnamiensis LMG 10929 genomic window, CTTAAGTACGCAATGAGCGGCTCACAACCTCGATTACCCTGATACGCGAAATTCATCTCCGGCCGCTGTTAAGATTGCCGCGTACCCGCCCACTCTCCACGCCGATGAACCGTACGCTAGACCATCGCAACCTGGCCATGCTGCTGCTCGAGGCACGCGAGACGCTGATGGGCATGTTCCGCCCGATTCTCAAGGAATTCGCGCTGACCGAACAGCAATGGCGGATTGTCCGCGTGCTCGACGGCGAACCGGCGCACGCGCTCGAGGCGGGACAGATAGCGCGGCGCTGCTGCATCCTGAGTCCGAGCCTGACCGGCGTGCTGGAGCGGATGGAGCGCGACGGCCTGATCACGCGCACGCGCGCGCAGGAGGATCAGCGCCGGCTGCTGGTGAGCCTGACGCCGCAAAGCAGGAAGCTGGTATCGGAAATCGGGCCGCGCATCGACGAGCAGTATCGTCTGCTCGAAGCACGGTTCGGCGCGGACGGCCTCGACGACATCTATCGCGCACTCGACCGGCTGATCGAACTCGGCAACGCGCCGTGACGCACGCCGGGCGGCGCGCCGCGGCCGATCCGCGACGGGCCGCTGGCGCGGCCCGAGCGAAGCGCGCGAACGGCGCGAACGATCAGTGCGGCGTGCCGCGCACCAGTTCGGTTACCGCGACACCGCGCGACGTGCGCATGCATTCCTCGACGTAATCGACGAACGGCAGCGGCTCGAAATCGATCTCGTCGCGCACGCGGCTGTTGTCGAACACGCGATCGACCGTCGCGAACTCCGCGCAGCGCTGCAACGCGCGGCCGATCACGCGCTCCAGCGCCGCATCGCGCCGCCCCAGCACGTCGCGCACCACCAGCGGCAATTCGGCCGGCGCACAGGCCGCGTAGCGCGGCGCGGCCGTCATGCCGGCCGCCTCGTCCATTGCGCGCACGATCTGCGCGACCTGCGGCGCCTCGTCACCGGCCGACACGTGGTACACGTCGTGCATCAGCGTCGGCTTCACGGCGAGCAGCATCGTCGCGCGCGCGACGTCGTCGACCGACACGATGTCGATGCGCGTCATCGGCCGCGCCGTGAAGCGGCGCGCCGCATGCGCGACGCGGAAGGTCCAGAACGAATTCGGCGCGGGCCGCGTGCCCAGCACCGTATGGCCGACGACGTGCGACGGCCGCACGACCACCAGCGGCAACCCGAGCCCGCGCAGCCGCTGCTCGGTTTCCGCCTTCGCGCGCAGGTAGTCGGCGGCGAGCACCGCGCCGGGCAGCGCGTGGGCGGCCTGCGCGGCTTCGCCCGCGCTGCGCGACTCCTCATGCACGAGGCCGCCGCGGCCCGCATGCGCGTAGGCGGTGCCGACGTAGACGAAACGCTGCAGTTGCGGCGCATCCGCGAAGCGCGCGGCGAAGCCGACCGAATCGGCGAGGTCGGCCTGCAGATGCGCGCCGCCGGCCGGCGACGCATGGCCCGCACAATGGATCACGTGCGTCGCGTCGGCCAGACGCGGCGCGTCGGCGCGCTGCCACACGTCGCCGAGTGCGCCGAGCGCGACGTTCGCGTCGCTCAGACGCGACGCCCAGTACGGCGCGAGCCCCGCGCGCAGCGCGGCTTCGCGCAGCCGCGCGAGCGCGTGGCCGCGGTCGTCCGCGCGCACCACGCAGACGATGCGTTCGAGCAACCCGGCGTTGACGAGCGCCGTCAGCACGCTGCTGCCGATGAAGCCGGTCGCGCCGGTCAGCACCAGCCGTCCGACGTTGGCCGCCGCGACCGGTGCGCTGGCGGGCGAGACGAGGCTCGTGCGCCAGTTGAGCGATAGCGCGGTTTTCCAGATCAGCACGATAGTCTCCTTCGAAAAATCGGCGCGGCGCCGCGCGGCCCCGGTTCACGGAATGCGCCTCGCGCCCGGCCGGCCGGGACTGGCATGGGTCCCGGGGCTCCCGATCCCGTTGCGCTGCCGCAGGGATATGCGTCGAACGCGTCTCGGCGTGGAAGGCCGTGGGACGCCACGGCGGGGCGTCCGCGACAGAGGATCGGAAACCGGCAGTGTGGGGCCCGATCGTCCGGATGTCTGTCCTGAAAGTTTCGTGAAAGTGTGAGGATTTGTATGCGTATGTCGGGGTATGTCGTGACAGCGCCGGCGCGACACTTCGACGCCGGTCGATCCGAGTCGTCGCATGTCCGGAGCCACTCGATTTTCCGCCGCGACGCACGGATCGCGCTACGGCGGGTCTTTGCCGGCGAGATTCGGATCTCGGCCGATTGTCAGACGTCGTTTCATGGCGTATACGAATGCACGCAATTCGATTTATTGAGGATTATCACTTGCGTTTCACCACAGTCTATCTAGACTGGTCAAACCAAAACGGTCGAACGTGTGATTTTCTTCAGGAGAGGATCCAATGCGCCTCACTATTCGTATTAATGGCAGCGACTCGGCAACCCGCCACGCTTACGCAGTGCTGTGGGTGGACACGGAGGAAGGGCTGTGGTCGCGCGAGGCACACGAGGGGATCGATCTTCCGAGCTGGGGCAAGGTGCGCCACGTCGAAGGCGCGATGGCACTGTGCGCGGCGGACAGCGGCAACGCAGTATGTCAGCTGAAGGGCCTGTCGTTCAGCGCGATGCAGCGCGATCATGGCCCTGCGGTGCTCGCCGGCGAGCATCCCGACGGAGCCTGGCGGCTGCAGGCGGTCGATCGTTCCACCGCGGAGCCGGAATACGAGGAATTTATTTCCGTCGCGCGTTAGTTTTTTTGACGGCAATCGTCTGCGGTTTTAGGGATATTCCCATTTCGCGATACGCGATATTAATTTCGATATTCATCAATAAGGCGCCTCTCGACGAGGCGCTTTTTCTTTTGGCGCGAGAAAACTAATCGGGGACGGGTAAATCCGCCCAGCTCGGCAATAACGGTTGGCGCGCAGGTCGCGGCTCGCGGCTCGCGCGCGGCTACGGAGCGCGTCCTTTCCGTCGTCCTCGTTGCGTATGCTGCGCGGCCAGCAGCGGCCGGCCGGCGGCTCACACTTTCCCCACGCGATGCTTACTAATTTATTACAATCACATTATTCAGACTGACCTGCCGCCGCCCGGCGGCCCGACCCGGCCCTTGCATGAGCGCAAAGAAGAAGACCCACCCCGCCGACCCGTATTCCGCCGCGACCAAGCATCCGATGCTGGCGTCGCGCTTGCCGATGTGGCGCTCGAAGTTCGTCGTGATCATGGTGTCCGCCGGCTTCGCCGCGCTGATCGGACGCGCATTCTGGGTGCAGGTCGCGAATCAGGACTTCTACGTCGGCGAAGGCCAGAAACGCTACCAGCGCACGATCGAGCTCGATGCGATGCGCGGACGCATCGTCGACCGCAACGGCGCGATGCTCGCCGTCAGCCTGTCGACCTACGAGATCTGGGCGAACCCGAAGCAGGTCGCCGAAATCGACTATCCGCAGATCGCGAAGATTCTCGACATGCCGCTCGCCGAGGTGAAGCGCCGGCTGCGCAACGATCGTACGTTCGTGCTGCTGAAGCGGCAGGTCGACGCCGACACCGTGAGCCGGCTCGACAAGCTGGCGCTCGACGGCATCACGCAGATCGCCGATTCGAAGCGCTTCTATCCGGAAGGCGAATCGGCCGCGCACGTGGTCGGCTTCACGAACGTCGAGGACAAGGGCCAGGAAGGCGTCGAGCTCGCGGCCAACGCGCGGCTGTCGGGCACGTCGGGCCAGCGCGAGGTGATCCGCGACCGGCTCGGCCGCATCGTCTCCGACACGCGCCCGCTGGTGCCCGCGCAGCACGGCGCGACGATCGAGCTGACGATCGACCGGCGGATTCAGCAGCTCGCCTTCAGCCAGCTCAAGGCGGCGGTGATCGAGAACAACGCGGTGGCCGGCAGCGTCGTCGTGCTTGACGCGCAGAACGGCGAGATCCTCGCGCTCGCGAACTACCCGACCTTCGATCCGAACGACCGTGCGCGGCTGACCGGTCAGCAATTGCGCAACCGCGCGGTGATCGACACGTTCGAGCCGGGCTCGACGATCAAGCCGCTGGTCGTCGCGCTGTCGATCGACGAACGCAAGGTCACGCCGAACACGATCGTCAACACGTCGCCGGGCACCTACAGGATCGGCCCGGCCGTGATCCACGACACGTCGAACCACGGCTCGCTGACGGTCGCGCAGGCGCTGCAGAAGTCGAGCAACGTCGCGCTCGCAAAGCTCGCGCTGAATCTGCCCGCCGAGACGATCTGGAACAAGTACCAGGAGTACGGGATCGGCCGTGCGCCCGAGTTGACGTTCCCCGGCGTCGCGTCGGGCCGCCTGCGCGGCTACAAGCGCTGGCGGCCGATCGAGCAGGCGACGATGGCCTACGGCTACGGGCTGTCGATGTCGCTGCTGCAGATCGCGCAGACGTACACCGCGTATGCGGGCGACGGGACGCTGCATCCGGTGTCGCTACTGAAGAACGGCACCGACCCGCACACGGCCGATGCGCATCGCGGCCATCGCGTGACGTCGCCGCAAACCGCGGCGGCCATCCGCTCGATGCTCGAGCTGGCCGTCAGCGAGGGCGGCACGGGGCGCCGCGCGCGCGTCGACGGCTACCGGATCGGCGGCAAGACCGGAACCGCGCGCAAGCAGGTGGGCACGGGCTATGCGAAGGGGAAATATCGCGCGTTGTTCGCGGGGATGGCGCCGATGAGCAACCCGCGCCTGATCGTCGCGGTGATGATCGACGAGCCGCGCGGCAAGGGCTATTACGGCGGCACGGTGGCCGGCCCGGTGTTCTCGTCGATCACGAGCGGCTCGCTGCAGTTGCTCGGCGTGCCGCCGGATGCGCCGCTCGAGACGGCGCCCGATGCACCCAATGCGCCGAACCGCGCAGCGGCGCGGCAAAAGACGGCCGCGGCAGCCGACTCGGCCGCGCCGCCGAAGACGTCAACCGCGCGGAAAGCGACTGCGCCGGTGACGGCGGACGCCGGACCGCGCGTGAGCTCCCGGACCGACGCCGCGGCGGGCTGAAGCCGGCTGGCGCGGCAGCGAGAGCGTGCCAGCGCGACGCTCCGCGTCGAACGCGTTGCGCTCGGGCTTCGGATGCTGGCCGCATTGCCGACGCCGCGCCCGCAGACGGCCCGCGTCCCGCGCCGCACGATCCTGTGCCATGTGCTGCCGCCCGGCCGCACGCCCTTCGCCCTTCGCCCTTCGCCCTTCGCCCTTCGCCCTTCGCCCTTCGCCCTTCGCCCTTCGCCCTTCGCCCTTCGCCGCTCGCCGCTCGCCGTTCGCCACGATCCACGATCCACGATCCACGATCCACGATCCACGATCCACGATCCACGATCCACGATCCACGATCCGCGATCCACGAGCTACGATCCGCGATCCGCGATCCGCGATCCGCGATCCGCGATCCACGAGCTACGAGCTACGAACTACGAGCTACGAGCTACGAGCAGCGAGCTACGAACGGCGAGCCACGAGCAGCAAGACACACGCCGCCCCACGCCACGCCCCTCAATGCGCAACCGCCGCAGGCCTGGCCATTCTGCCGAGCACGTGTTCGGTCATCGCGCGCGCGAGTTCGCTCTCGCTCATGAACACCGTGCCGACGCCCTCGCTCGACAGCAGGCCGGCCTCGTCGCTGCTGTTCGTGCACAACACGACCTCGAGCGCCGGATTCAGCGTGCGCGAAATCTCGACGATCTGCCGCACGTCGAACACGTCGGGCAGCGTGACGACCAGCATCCCCGCGCGCGCGATGTGCGCCTGCACGAGCACCACCGGCTCGATCGCGTCGCCCGACACGGCCGCGACGCCGTCCGCGCGCAGTTTCTCGACGAGCTCGCGGTTCTGCTCGACCACCACATACGCGATCCCGCGCTCGTCCAGCGCATGCGCGATGCGCGTACCGACCTTGCCGTAGCCGACGATCACGACCTGCCCGGTCAGGTGCGTCTGCGGCGTCGACATCGGCAGCGCGGCGAGCGGATCGTCGCGCGCCTCGAGCCTGCGCGCGAACGCGGAACGCTTGCGAATCCATGCGAGCGCCGGATCGATCATCGCGAACAGCAGCGTGTTCATCGCGATCGAGATCAGCGCGACCGCGAGTATCAGGCTCTGCCCCTCGGCCGACAGCAAGCCGAGCGCACGGCCGAGACCCGCGAGGATGAACGAGAACTCGCCGATCTGCGCGAGCCCCGCGCCGACCGTGAGCGCGGTGTTCAGCGGATACCGGAACGCGATCACCAGCGCGACGGCCGCCAGCGTCTTGCCGATCAGCACGATCGCCGCGACCTCGATCACGTGCAGCGGCTGTTCGATCAGCACCTTCGGGTCGAACAGCATCCCGACCGAAATGAAGAACAGCACCGAAAACGCGTCGCGCAGCGGCAGCGTCTCGTCGGCCGCGCGCCGGCTGAATTCCGATTCGCGCATCATCATGCCGGCGAAGAACGCGCCGAGCGCGAACGAGACGTCGAACAGCTTCGCGGCGCCGAACGCGATGCCGACCGCCGCGGCGATCATGCACAGCGTGAACAGCTCGCGCGACCCGGTGCGCGCGACGAGCCACAGGATGCGCGGGAACACGCGCTTGCCGACCACGAGCATCAGCGCGATGAACGCCGCCACCTTCAGCATCGTGACGCCGAGCGTGCTCCAGACGCCGCCGCCCGCCGCCTGCGCATCGCCGGGCGGCGTGCCGCCGAGCAGGCCCGCGACCGGCGGCAGCAGCACGAGCACCAGCACCATCACGAGATCCTCGACGACGAGCCAGCCGACTGCGATGCGCCCGTTGACCGTCTCGACGAGCCCGCGCCCTTCCAGCGCACGCAGCAGCACGACCGTACTCGCCACCGACAGCGCGAGGCCGAACACCAGCGCCGCGCCGACGCTCCAGCCCCACGCGAGCGCGAGCGCGCCGCCGAGCAGCGTCGCGACGGTGATCTGCACGACCGCGCCGGGCAGCGCGATCTTGCGCACCGCGAGCAGGTCGCGCAGCGAAAAGTGCAGACCGACGCCGAACATCAGCAGCATCACGCCGACTTCGGCGAGCTGCTGCGCGAGCGACAGATCGCCGACGAACCCCGGCGTGCCGGGGCCGATGACGATGCCGGCGAGCAGATAGCCGACCAGCGGCGGCATCCTGAGCAGCGACGCGAGATAACCGAAGACCATCGCGAGCCCGAAACCGGCCGCGAGCAGTGCAATCAGGCTGACGTCATGTGGCATCCCCTCTCCCAAGGTCTTGTAACTATTTAGTAAGGCTCAAAAACCAAAGGATACGGGATGGGACAAGGAAATGGCGCGCCGCCGCGAAAAATTCGCGGCCTGGCGCGCCATGGCGGCGTGGCAGCACGGTGCTGCGCACGGCGGCGGCCGGCCCGTCGCCGCAGCCGCACGCCGGCGAATACCGGCGCGCAACCGCCGCGCCCGTCAGCGCGACGCCTGCGGGAAGCGTGCGCCGGGGGGCGGCTCCGGTCGCGTCGACGGCACGCGCTTGCGCAGCTTCGCGACCTGCTCGGCCGTGATCGGCGTGCCGGAATTGCCCCAACTGGTGCGAACGAAGTTGGACACGTCCGCGACTTCCTGGTCCGACAGGCGCCAGCCGAACGGCGGCATCGTGAACGTCGACGGCGCGGTATGCGTGCCTTGCAGCGCGCTGCCCTCGAGCACCACGTGAATCAGCGACGTCGGATCGTCGCCCTGCACCACCGGGTTGCCGGCCAGCGCCGGGAATACGCGCGTGTAGCCGTGGCCGTCGCTGCGGTGGCATGCCATGCAGTTGTCGCGATAGACGGCCGCACCGGGCTTGCTCGCATCGCCAGCCCGCAGCGCGGTGGCGGCCGCCGCGTCGTACACGTGCGGCTGCTCGCCCTGCACGCGCGGCGGCAACGTCTTCAGATAGCGCGCGATCGCGGTCAGGTCGTCGTCGCTCAGGTGCTGCATGCTGTGGCCGACCACGTCCGTCATCCCGCCGAACGCCGCGGTGCGGAGCGTGCGGCCGGTCTTCAGGAACCGCACGATCTCGGTCTCGCTCCACGTGCCGAGCCCGGTGCGCGGCTCGCCGCGCAGGCTCGTCGGCACCCAGCCGTCGATCGCCGCGCCGCCGGCCAGGAAATCCAGACCGCCGGCGTCGGTCAGCGCGCGCTCCTGCATCGTCGCCGCGCGCGGCGTATGGCAGGCGCCGCAATGGCCCAGGCCCTGCACGAGATACGCGCCGCGCGCGACGACCGGATCGGCGTACTGCGCCGCATCGAACGGCTTCGGCGCCGGCGCGAACATCTTGCGCCAGAACCCCAGCGGCCAACGCATCGACAGCGGCCACACGATGTCGACCGCGCGGTTCTGCTGCTCGACCGGCGCGACGCCGTGCATGAAGTACGCGTACAGCGCCTTCACGTCGTCGTCGGACAGGCGCGAGTACGACGGATACGGCATCGCCGGGTACATCGTGTCGCCGTTCTTGCGCACGCCCTCGCGCACTGCCCGCGCGAAGTCGTCGAGCGTCCAGCCGCCGACGCCCGTGTTCCGGTCGGGCGTGATGTTGGTCGAATAGATCGCGCCGATCGGCGTGTCGAATTTCAGCCCGCCTGCGAACGGCTTGCCGCCGCTCGCGGTGTGGCACGCGACGCAGTCGCCGGCGCGCGCGAGGTACGCGCCGCGCTTGACGAGGTCGGCGTCCGCCGATTGCGCGGCGTGGGTTGCGGTGGGCGCTGGCGCGACCGATTGAGAGACAGGTTGCGCGACAGCCGGCGCACCCGCGACGCCGATCGCCGCCCATGCAGCGCCGAGCAACGCGGCGCGCCGCAGCGGAAACACGCGGCGCGCCGCGTTGCGAGGGTTCATCGTGCGGTTCATGCGGTCACCAGCGGGGCGGGATTTTTCAGGTACTGCTCGCGGATCGCACGCGCCGACCAGTAGGCCAGCGCGGCGACGATCCCGGTCGGGTTGTAGCCGATGCCTTGCGGCAGCGCCGACGCGCCCATCACGAACACGTTGTGCACGTCCCAGCACTGCAGGTAGCGGTTCAGCACGCTCGTCTTCGGATCGGTGCCCATGATCGCGCCGCCGACCAGATGGGTGGTCTGGTACGCGCGCGTATCGAAGTGCTTGCCGAATTCGCGCGTCGACACGCCGATCGCCTTCGGCCCCATGGCTTCCGCGATTTTCTTCATCTGCCCGGTCACGTACTGCGCCATCCTGATGTCGTTGTCCTTCCAGTCGAACGTCATGCGCAGCAGCGGCTGGCCATACGAGTCGCGATAGGTCGGATCGAGGTCCAGGTAGACGTCGCGGTACGACATGTTGGTGCCGTGCGCGTCCATCGAGATCGTGTGCGCGTAGCTGTCCTTCACGGCCTTCTTCCACGCCGAGCCCCACTGCGGCGTGCCGGGCGGCGTCGCGATGCCGCTGACCGGCTTCACGCCCGCCTGGTTCACCCACAGCGGCGAGCCGCCGACGAAGCCGAGCGGCCCGTGGTCGAAGTTGTCCGCATTGAAGTCGTCCACCGCGACGCCGTTGCCGCCCGCGCCGACGAACGGATTCGTGTACGTATCCTTGTCGAAGTACGCCTTGATGGTCGACAGGTTCTGATACGCGAAATTGCGGCCGACGACGCCCTCGCCCGAGATCGGATCGTACGGCTTGCCGATGCCCGACAGCAGCAGCAGGTGCACGTTGTGATACTGGAACGCCGCGACGATCACGAGATCCGCCGGCTGGTGAATCTCGCGGCCGGCCGGATCGACGTAGGTGACGCCGGTCGCGCGTTTTTTCGTGTCGTCGAGATCCACGCGCAGCACGTGGCACTTCGAGCGCAGCTCGAAGTTCGGCGTCTGCCGCAGCGCGGGCAGGATGTTCAGGTTCGGCGACGCCTTCGAGTACATGTAGCACGCGTAGCCGCTGCAATAGCCGCAGAAGTTGCACGGCCCCATCTGCACGCCGTACGGGTTCGTGTACGGCCCCGACGTGTTGGCCGACGGCAACCGGTACGGATGCAGCCCGAGCGACTTCGCGGCATCGAAGAAGCGCTGTGCCGAATAGGTATTGAGCTGCGCGGGCAGCGGAAAGTGGTCGCTGCGGTTCGCCTCGAACACATTGCCGTCGCCGACCACCTTGCCGCCGACCTGGTACGCCTGCCCCGACGTGCCGAACACCTTCTCCGCAAAATCGAAGTACGGTTCGAGCTCGTCGTAGCTGACGCCCGTGTCCTGGATCGTCATCCCGTCCGGGATGAACTTCTTGCCGTAGCGTTCTTCGTAGTGGCTGCGCAGCCGCAGTTCTTCGGGCGTGATCCGGAAGTGCACGCCCGACCAGTGCAGCCCCGCGCCGCCCACGCCCTCGCCCGGCAGGAACGCCGCCAGCTGCCGGTACGGCAGCGCGGTGTCCTGCACGCCGTGCCGGATCGACACGGTCGTCTTCGACAGGTCGAGGAACAGCTTCTTGCGCACGTTGTAGGTCAGTTCGTCGATCGTGTTCGGGTACGCGCCGTCCGGATAGGTGTCGCGATACTCGCCGCGCTCCAGCGCGACCACGTTCAGCCCCGCTTCGGTCAGTTCCTTCGCGAGGATCGCGCCGGTCCAGCCGAAGCCGACGATCACCGCATCGACGTGCGGCTTGTGTTCTGCGGCCATCAGGTGCGCTCCCCGTTGATCGAAACTGGGCCGTACGGATACGGCTTGCCGTTCTGGTTGACGAAGTCCATGAAGTCGGCGCGCGCGCCCGGAAAACCGATCATCTTCCACGCGGCCATGTCGCGATTGCCGCCGTGCACCGGATCGCAGAAATACCCTTCGCGCGTGTTCTGCAGCAACTGGCCGAAGAACACCGCGGACGGCACGTCGTCGATCGGCGTCGCGCCCTTCTCGAGCGCGCCGAGCACGCTATCGCGCGTGGGCGCGTCGAGATCGGCGAAGGCCTTGCCGTGCGCCTTCTCGCAATAGCGGTTGACGGCCGCGATGCCGAGCCGGTAGATGTCGCGCGGCACGAGCTTCAGCTGGTAGCCGAGCTCGGGCACGCCCTGCTGGAACGGCCCCTGCATGTACCAGGTCGCGCCGTGCGCATACGGCGTTTCCATCTGCCGGTCGATGAACTCCGGCACGCCGGTCTCCAGCGCGCCGGGGCCTTCCGCATCGGCCGGAATCAGACGGTCGACGGCGGCCTGGACGAACGCCCACTCCTTCGCGTCGAAGAAGGTCGGCTTGTACGGCGCGCGTTCGGCGCTCGCCGATGCCGCGGAGGCCGCGCCGGACGGGCTGCCGGAAGATGGCGGCGAGCGCAGATCGCAGCCTGCGACCGAGGCGATCGGCACGAGGGCGACCGACGTGCGCAGGAAGCGGCGCCGCGAGTTGGATTTGTCGGTGGGCGTGGACATGGTCGGGATGTTGATCGTTGGGGGCGAGATCCGGGAAGGCGCGTTCCGCATGCGGCATGCCCGGCACGGCAGCCATGCCGCGTGCGGCCGGCCGTCCTGGATTGGCAACACTGCGAACCTCGGCGCGTCCGGCATCGGCCGGACGCCGCACGCGGTGCGTCAATGCCCGCGCGCGGCGTGCCGGCTGCGGCCCGCCGCGCATGGTCGGCCTCTTCGCGGGCCTATCGTCTGGCAAACGCACGGCTATTGCCGTCATCCGCCCTCATCGCCCTTCCCCCGAATTACCTCGAACGCCGCGCCCGCCACCGGCAAGCGCGACGCGCACGGCCCTCGTCAGGGGCAAGCGACGTGCTGCGCATTATAAATGGAACCGGTTCCATTGCAAAATGAGTTCGAGGCATG contains:
- a CDS encoding peptidoglycan D,D-transpeptidase FtsI family protein yields the protein MSAKKKTHPADPYSAATKHPMLASRLPMWRSKFVVIMVSAGFAALIGRAFWVQVANQDFYVGEGQKRYQRTIELDAMRGRIVDRNGAMLAVSLSTYEIWANPKQVAEIDYPQIAKILDMPLAEVKRRLRNDRTFVLLKRQVDADTVSRLDKLALDGITQIADSKRFYPEGESAAHVVGFTNVEDKGQEGVELAANARLSGTSGQREVIRDRLGRIVSDTRPLVPAQHGATIELTIDRRIQQLAFSQLKAAVIENNAVAGSVVVLDAQNGEILALANYPTFDPNDRARLTGQQLRNRAVIDTFEPGSTIKPLVVALSIDERKVTPNTIVNTSPGTYRIGPAVIHDTSNHGSLTVAQALQKSSNVALAKLALNLPAETIWNKYQEYGIGRAPELTFPGVASGRLRGYKRWRPIEQATMAYGYGLSMSLLQIAQTYTAYAGDGTLHPVSLLKNGTDPHTADAHRGHRVTSPQTAAAIRSMLELAVSEGGTGRRARVDGYRIGGKTGTARKQVGTGYAKGKYRALFAGMAPMSNPRLIVAVMIDEPRGKGYYGGTVAGPVFSSITSGSLQLLGVPPDAPLETAPDAPNAPNRAAARQKTAAAADSAAPPKTSTARKATAPVTADAGPRVSSRTDAAAG
- a CDS encoding gluconate 2-dehydrogenase subunit 3 family protein, translating into MSTPTDKSNSRRRFLRTSVALVPIASVAGCDLRSPPSSGSPSGAASAASASAERAPYKPTFFDAKEWAFVQAAVDRLIPADAEGPGALETGVPEFIDRQMETPYAHGATWYMQGPFQQGVPELGYQLKLVPRDIYRLGIAAVNRYCEKAHGKAFADLDAPTRDSVLGALEKGATPIDDVPSAVFFGQLLQNTREGYFCDPVHGGNRDMAAWKMIGFPGARADFMDFVNQNGKPYPYGPVSINGERT
- a CDS encoding cation:proton antiporter, whose amino-acid sequence is MPHDVSLIALLAAGFGLAMVFGYLASLLRMPPLVGYLLAGIVIGPGTPGFVGDLSLAQQLAEVGVMLLMFGVGLHFSLRDLLAVRKIALPGAVVQITVATLLGGALALAWGWSVGAALVFGLALSVASTVVLLRALEGRGLVETVNGRIAVGWLVVEDLVMVLVLVLLPPVAGLLGGTPPGDAQAAGGGVWSTLGVTMLKVAAFIALMLVVGKRVFPRILWLVARTGSRELFTLCMIAAAVGIAFGAAKLFDVSFALGAFFAGMMMRESEFSRRAADETLPLRDAFSVLFFISVGMLFDPKVLIEQPLHVIEVAAIVLIGKTLAAVALVIAFRYPLNTALTVGAGLAQIGEFSFILAGLGRALGLLSAEGQSLILAVALISIAMNTLLFAMIDPALAWIRKRSAFARRLEARDDPLAALPMSTPQTHLTGQVVIVGYGKVGTRIAHALDERGIAYVVVEQNRELVEKLRADGVAAVSGDAIEPVVLVQAHIARAGMLVVTLPDVFDVRQIVEISRTLNPALEVVLCTNSSDEAGLLSSEGVGTVFMSESELARAMTEHVLGRMARPAAVAH
- the hpaR gene encoding homoprotocatechuate degradation operon regulator HpaR; the protein is MNRTLDHRNLAMLLLEARETLMGMFRPILKEFALTEQQWRIVRVLDGEPAHALEAGQIARRCCILSPSLTGVLERMERDGLITRTRAQEDQRRLLVSLTPQSRKLVSEIGPRIDEQYRLLEARFGADGLDDIYRALDRLIELGNAP
- a CDS encoding c-type cytochrome yields the protein MNRTMNPRNAARRVFPLRRAALLGAAWAAIGVAGAPAVAQPVSQSVAPAPTATHAAQSADADLVKRGAYLARAGDCVACHTASGGKPFAGGLKFDTPIGAIYSTNITPDRNTGVGGWTLDDFARAVREGVRKNGDTMYPAMPYPSYSRLSDDDVKALYAYFMHGVAPVEQQNRAVDIVWPLSMRWPLGFWRKMFAPAPKPFDAAQYADPVVARGAYLVQGLGHCGACHTPRAATMQERALTDAGGLDFLAGGAAIDGWVPTSLRGEPRTGLGTWSETEIVRFLKTGRTLRTAAFGGMTDVVGHSMQHLSDDDLTAIARYLKTLPPRVQGEQPHVYDAAAATALRAGDASKPGAAVYRDNCMACHRSDGHGYTRVFPALAGNPVVQGDDPTSLIHVVLEGSALQGTHTAPSTFTMPPFGWRLSDQEVADVSNFVRTSWGNSGTPITAEQVAKLRKRVPSTRPEPPPGARFPQASR
- a CDS encoding GMC family oxidoreductase, producing the protein MAAEHKPHVDAVIVGFGWTGAILAKELTEAGLNVVALERGEYRDTYPDGAYPNTIDELTYNVRKKLFLDLSKTTVSIRHGVQDTALPYRQLAAFLPGEGVGGAGLHWSGVHFRITPEELRLRSHYEERYGKKFIPDGMTIQDTGVSYDELEPYFDFAEKVFGTSGQAYQVGGKVVGDGNVFEANRSDHFPLPAQLNTYSAQRFFDAAKSLGLHPYRLPSANTSGPYTNPYGVQMGPCNFCGYCSGYACYMYSKASPNLNILPALRQTPNFELRSKCHVLRVDLDDTKKRATGVTYVDPAGREIHQPADLVIVAAFQYHNVHLLLLSGIGKPYDPISGEGVVGRNFAYQNLSTIKAYFDKDTYTNPFVGAGGNGVAVDDFNADNFDHGPLGFVGGSPLWVNQAGVKPVSGIATPPGTPQWGSAWKKAVKDSYAHTISMDAHGTNMSYRDVYLDLDPTYRDSYGQPLLRMTFDWKDNDIRMAQYVTGQMKKIAEAMGPKAIGVSTREFGKHFDTRAYQTTHLVGGAIMGTDPKTSVLNRYLQCWDVHNVFVMGASALPQGIGYNPTGIVAALAYWSARAIREQYLKNPAPLVTA
- a CDS encoding DUF3564 family protein, with translation MRLTIRINGSDSATRHAYAVLWVDTEEGLWSREAHEGIDLPSWGKVRHVEGAMALCAADSGNAVCQLKGLSFSAMQRDHGPAVLAGEHPDGAWRLQAVDRSTAEPEYEEFISVAR
- a CDS encoding SDR family oxidoreductase, encoding MLIWKTALSLNWRTSLVSPASAPVAAANVGRLVLTGATGFIGSSVLTALVNAGLLERIVCVVRADDRGHALARLREAALRAGLAPYWASRLSDANVALGALGDVWQRADAPRLADATHVIHCAGHASPAGGAHLQADLADSVGFAARFADAPQLQRFVYVGTAYAHAGRGGLVHEESRSAGEAAQAAHALPGAVLAADYLRAKAETEQRLRGLGLPLVVVRPSHVVGHTVLGTRPAPNSFWTFRVAHAARRFTARPMTRIDIVSVDDVARATMLLAVKPTLMHDVYHVSAGDEAPQVAQIVRAMDEAAGMTAAPRYAACAPAELPLVVRDVLGRRDAALERVIGRALQRCAEFATVDRVFDNSRVRDEIDFEPLPFVDYVEECMRTSRGVAVTELVRGTPH